The Haloferax volcanii DS2 DNA segment TCTGTCCCTCGCGGACGTGGTCGCGAACGTTCTTGATCCATCCGCTGGCGACCTCGCTGATGTGGCAGAGGCCGCGTTTGTCTTCGTACTCTTCGAGGTCGACGAAGACGCCGAAGTCCGCGATGTCGTCTACCTTTCCGACGACGAGTTCGCCGGGGTCAGGCCATCCGCTGTACTTCATACGAGGTCCTCCAGGGAGTTACGCCTCAAGTTCGTCGCTGTCGCGACGCTCGACCGTCTCGACGACCTCGCCGTGGAACTCGGCGTTGCCGCCGGTCGGCGTGGCGAGGGTCGTCCCGCAGACGGCGCAGTTGACGACCGAGGAGGCTTTTCCGAAGACGACCTGTTCGTTCTCGCAGTCGCTGCACGCGACCTTGTAGAAGTTTCCTGCCATGATTTACTCCTGGAACTCCAGGCGACCGGCGCGCCAGCCCTCGCGCATGTGGGCCTTGCCGCAGTCGGAACAGATGTACTTCAGGTGGGTCTTCTTCGTCGGCTTGTCGCCACCGGGCACCTTGGAGAACTTACCGGCGTTACCGATAGTGGCTTTGCCGCGTCGCGTCTGACGGGCGTTCCACTTCATTCCGGTCGGGCGTCCCGTCCGGACCTTCTCCACTTCGTGCTCGTGGTGACCCTTGCAGTTCGGGCAGTACGTGTTGAAACGGCGTGGCATCTGCATAGATATCGACCTTGTGGTGGGTTTTGGTGTGGCCCGTTAAAACCCGTTTGGTTCGACGCGGCCCCTGAACCCGCCGTGACCGGGCGTTCGCCGTGTTACGTGTGGGCAGCCCACGGTGACTGCACCGTCCGCGGTCTCCCCCGTCGCACACCGCACGCCGGAAGCCGAAGCGATTAAGCGGTGACTGTGCCAATCCCGGCACATGAAGAAGCTCATCATCCACGGCGACCCCGGCGTCCGGCGCGACGGCGTCATCGAGTACGACGGCGAGGAGTACGTCCTGTTTTCGGTCGACCGACAGGGCGACTGGCACGGTCCCGACCGCGTCCAGCTGTGGTGTACCGCCGGCACGGAAGACGAGCGCGAGACGTTCGAAAAGCGCGAGTTCGTCCCGCACTGGCTCGAAACCGAGGGCGTCGACGCCGAGGCCGTCGAGGTCGTCCGCGAGCGCGGCGCGGCCTAAGGTAGTCTCGCTTCTTCTACCTCGTAGACCGCGACCGACCCCGACCGGTGGACCGGCGTCAGCCACGCCACGTCCGTCTCTATCTCCCCGTAGCGGGCGCGCTCGCCCGGCCCGACCCACACGTACTGCACGTCGTAGCGCTCGACGAGCCGCGCCCGCGTCGACTCGTTGCCGACGTACATCGCGTCCACGTCGCGCACGCGGTCGTAGTACGCGTCGGGGCCGCGGTAGCCGACTTCGTGCGCCCAGCCGGCGACCGTCGGGACGCCCGTCAGGCTCGATTCGGGATTCCCGCGCCAGTCGTACATGACGTCCTCGCGTTTGTCTGTCACCGCCTCGGACCACTTCGTCCCCGGCGCGGTGAGCATCGTCGGGTTGCCCTCGACGGTCTCGTCGAGCCACGCGATGGCCGTCGACTCGTTTTCGTGCCGCCAGTCTGCGAAGGCCGTCGCGTCCAGCGTCGCCTCTTCTCTGGCCGAGCCGGTGTGTTCGACGACGGCCAGCCCGCCGTACACCGACGTGGAGGCCACGAGGAGAGCGACGAAGCCGACGCCGACGGCGCTGACCGCGCCTCCGCGGACGCCGAGGTCGACCCTCGGGAGCGACACGTCGCTCGCGGCGACCGCGTCGCCGACGAAGCCGGCCAACACGGCCCCCATTACGCTCCCCCAGAGCACCCACACCTGCATGTACGTCTTGAACACCGTGTTCATCCGCCCGGGCCCGGCCTGCTCGTTCACGTAGACGAGTTCGACGAGCATCACGAGGCCCGCGCCGGCGACGACGAGCACCGTCTCGAACCGCGGGTCGTCGGCGAACCGGAGGAGCACCCAGCCGACGGCGACGAGGGGCGCGACGAGCGCGAGCGCGGCGAACGACTGGGCGGCCGCGACGACGGTCAGCGCCGCGAAGCTCCCGACGAGGACGGCCCACTCGCGCCCGCCGAGTCCGTCCTGCGCGCCGAGGCGGCGGACGTAGTAGCCCGCGAACGCCGCGAGGAACGCCCCGTGGACGAGCGCCAGCGCGCCGAACCCGCTTCGCTGGTCGGGCGACAGAAGCTCGACCGTCCGGGCGCTTCCCCCGCCCGCGACCGCGCCGAGGAGGAACGGACTGGCGAGGACGGTGGCGGCGACCCCCGCGAGTCCGACCGCCGCGACCGTGCCGCCGAGGCGGGCGAGTTCGCCCGCGACCGCCGAGCCGCCGACGGCCGAGCGAACGCGCTCTCGCCCCGAAAATAACGTCCACGGGCGTGCGGGCGCGAAGACTATCCCGAGAAACAGCACGCCGAACACCGACGGGAAACTCCACGTGTCGACGACGACTTGGAACGCGCCGACGAGCGTCGTCGCGGCGACGAGGCGTCGGCGCTCACCGACCGCCTCTTCAGGCGTCCGGAAGTACGCGAAGGCGAGGCCGGCCGCGAGGAGCAGAAACGGCGTGCCCATCATGTGGGCGTGGAGGTCGCCGTTGAGCCACGCGAAGAGCGGGAACTCGTTGATGGTGCCCGGAATCACGCGGCTCGCGCTCCAGTACGAGAAGTTCGAGGCCCCGGCGAGCACCTGCTCGACGGTGTATTGCGACCGCTCGGCGACGGCCCGCGCGACGGGCCGGCGCAACCCCTCGGGGAGCGCGGCGAGGAGAAACCGCCCCGCGGTGACGAGGTTGCTGGCGAAGCCGACGAAGAACGCCGACAGCAGGCCGCCGAGCCGACCGTTCGCGCCCGCGGCAGTTGCGACGCCGCGCCCGAGTTCGAACGCCGCAGTGACGAGGACCCCGAAGAAGCCGGCGAGCGCGAGGTTGTAGGCGAACGACGGGTCGGTGGCGGTGAGCCGCGCGAGGAGAATCGACGCGAGGTGACCGCCGTAGTAGTAGCGGACCGGCTCGCCGGCGAACCACATATCCTCCGGCGGGAGGACCGACGCGCGGGCGAGCGACTGGAGGAGGCCGAAGTCGAGGAACTTCTCGCCGCCGCCGGCGTGGACCGCCGGGTCGAGCGCGCGGAGCGCCACGGCGAACAGGAAGGCGACGAGGAACACCGCGGCCGCGTCGGCGACGGCGCGTCGGTCGATGTCGAGGCCGGGTGCGAGTCGGCGGTCGCCGCGGCGAAGCGCGCCGAAGTCGAGGCCCGCGACCGCGGACGCGACGAGGAGCGTCCCGACGCCGGCGACGAGGGCGACGGGGCCGAACGAGAGGTGGCCGACGTAGTAGGCTGGGAGGGTCAACGCGACGAGCGAGACGGGGAGGGCGAGTCCGGCGCCGCGGCCGGGGAGGCGGCAAAACAGGCGGGCCGAGAGGGGAAGGCCGACCGCCCAGAGGGCTGCGAACAGCAGTAACCACCGGACAACGAGGGCGTACTCCATCTATCCGTTGACTGCGCCGCGGATGCAATACGTTTTGTGATGGCCGGTGCGGCCAGAGCGGTTCGCTTTTTACCCCATTGAGTGAATGGTCGTGCATGTCGCAGTCTGTCGGGGTGGTGGTCCCCGCCTATCGACCAGACCCCGAGCGTCTGGTCCCCTACGTCCACGCCCTCGTCGAGTCGCTGGACCCCGATGCGGTCCGCGTCGAACTCGACGCGCCGCGGCCCGAGACGCTCGACGCCCTCGACGCCCTCCCCGCCGTCGCCCGCGTGAACGATGTCGACGCCCGCCGCGGCAAGGGCGCGGCCATCACCGCCGGGTTCGAATCGCTTCGCACGGATATCCTCGCGTTCGCCGACGCCGACGGGAGCACGCCGGCCGCGTCGATGGCCGATGTCGTCGCCGCCGTCCGCGACGGTGCCGACCTCGCGGTAGGGTCGCGCCGCCACCCGAACGCGACCGTCGCCTCCCATCAGACGGTCGCGCGGCGCTACCTCGGCGACGGCTTCGCGTGGCTGGCCCGCCACCTGACCGAGGTCCCGTTGTACGACTACCAGTGCGGCGCGAAGGCCGTCACCGCCGCGGCGTGGAACGACGTTCGGACCCACCTGTACGAGCCGGGGTTCGCGTGGGACATCGAACTCATCGCCGTCTCGGGGGCGTTCGGCCACCGCGTGGCCGAGGTGCCGGTCGTCTGGGAGGACCAGCCGAACTCGACGGTCTCGCCGGTCGACACGACGGTCAAGATGGCCCGCGGGTTGCTCCGGTCGCGCCACCGCGCCCGGACGATTCGCGAGGACCGCCTCCACGAACTCATCGACGCGCGGAGCGACGAACGGACCCTCGTCGAGCAGTTCTCGACGGAGGTCGCGGATGACTGATCGGCTCTCGGCGCTCGTCTCCGGCACTCGCTTCGGCAAATTCGCCTCCGTGGGTGCGGTCGGCGCGGTGTTCGACCTCTCTCTGAGCAGTCTCCTCATCGTCTTTTTCGGCGTCGCCAACGAACTCGCGAAGCTCGCCGGCGCGGAGTTGGCAATCGTCGTCATGTTCGTCATCAACGACCGCTGGACGTTCGCGGGCGCGGGCTCGGACCTGCTCACCGCGAAGATCCGGCGCTTCGTGAAGTCGAACCTCGTGCGGAGCGGCGGCCTCCTCGTGCAGGTGCTCGTCGTCCGGGCGCTCGGGGAGGTGTCGCTGTCGATTCCGGTCGCCGGTATCGACCTCTGGGAACTCATCCCGCTCCCCCTCGCTATCGGCGCGTCAATGCTCCTGAACTACGTCGCAGAAAGCCTGTTCACGTGGCGCATCGCGACCCGTTCGAGTCAGCGCGACTCACGGTGAAAATTGACACACGGCTCCCGAAACAGAAGTCTTAACAATAGCAGACTCGTTTGTTGATTCAGCGGGATGGGATAGCCAGGAGATTCCGCCGGGCTCATAACCCGGAGATCGGTAGTTCAAATCTACCTCCCGCTATGGTTTTGCCGACCTCAACTCCTGAGCTCCGAGTCTCGGCTCGGCGCGACCCACGGGGTCGGCCTCATAGCTCAGTAGATTTGAACCAGAGAATCGAGCGAAGCGAGAGTCGCATCGTTCAAATCCCCCTTCCTTTCTCACAACAAGAGCGACTGCCCACCAGTTGACCGCTTTCGAAGGAGATTTTCGACCCCGACCCAACGAGAGCACAATGAGCGACCTCGAACGAATCTGCGCGGTGGGCGACGTGCCCGACGACACGACCTTTCTCTTTCGGGTCCGCGCGGCCGACGACGCCGACGCCGAGGAGCTCGAGGCCATCCTCGTGCGCACCGACGACGGCATCCAAGGGTGGTTGAACTACTGCATGCACCTGACGCACATCAAACTCGACAAGGGCTCCGGCGCGCCGATGCGCAACGACGAGGTCATCTGCCAGAACCACGGCGCGTACTTCGAGGCCGACACGGGCTACTGCAACTACGGCCCCTGCGAGGGCGCGGTGCTCGACGACCTCGACATCACGGTCGACGGCGACCACGTCTTCCTCTCGGACGACGAGTTCGACTACGTCGGACAGGGCGAAATCGAGACCGACCCGGCCGACCGGAGTTCGAGTTCGAACGTCGAGTTCTGAGGGCGAGCGCGGCGGGCGCGACAGCATTTCTCAGTTCTCAGTTCTCGTCGCCGCCGACGCTGTCGGCGTCGCCACCGTTGTCGGCGTCATCGCTGCCCCCGTCGCCGCCGTAGTGGCGTCGCTCCACGTAGTCGTCGTAGAGCCGCGAGAGCAGTTTCGTCACCGGGCCGTCACCGACTTCGATGCCGTCGACCGTCTCTACGGGTCGGAGTTCCCACGTCGAGTTCGTGAGGAACGCCTCGTTCGCGTCGCGCACGTCGTCCGGCGTGAAGCGCCGTTCCCGAATCGGGATGCCCTCCTGCCGGGCGAGGTCGAGGACGACGCGCCGGGTGATGCCGGGAAGGACCGGCCCGTCGAGACTCGGCGTGCAGAGCGCGTTATCGTCGACGAAAAAGAGGTTGCTCGTCGCGCCCTCGGTGACGTAGCCGTCGGCGTCGAGCATGAGCGCCTCGTCCGCGCCGGTGACGCGGAGTTCGACGCGGGCGAGGATGCCGTTGAGGTAGTTGTGCGTCTTCGCCCGCGCGGGGAGCGACCGGTCGGGGATGCGCCGGGTCTTGACCGTCTGGACCGTCGCGGGGCCGTCCCACACTGGGTCGGAGCCGCGGCCGCCGCGGGAGAGCGGTTCCACGATGACGACCACGCGGGGGTCGACCGCCTCGGCCGGCGTGAGGCGGCCACCCTGACTACCGCGGGTGACCGAGAGCCTGACGTACGCCTCGTCGAGGTCGTTCGCCGCCAGCGTCTCGTCGATTCGCGCGCGAAGGTCGTCGTCGGACAGGCCGTGGTCCATCCCGAGCGCGTCGCACGTCTCGGCCAGTCGGTCGGCGTGGGCGTCCCAGTGGAACACCTCGCCGCCGTAGGCGCGGAGCGTCTCGAAGGCCGCGTCACCGTAGAGGAAGCCGCGGTCCGTGACCGGAACCGACGCCGACTCGGCGGGGACGAGGTCGCCGTCGACGTGGTAGCGAAGCGACCGCCCACCGGTGTCGGCGTCGGCGTCGCCATCGCCGTCTCCAACTCCGTCGTCGCTCATCGCTCTCCCTCCCACGCCGCTGCCGCCGGGCCGTCGCCCACGGCGAGCGCGACGAAGTTGCGGACGATGTCTTTCCCCGAATCGGTGAGGATGCTCTCGGGGTGGAACTGCACGCCGACGTGGGGCTTCTCGCGGTGACGAACGCCCATCACGACCGCGGGTTCGTCGCCCTCGGTTCCCGTGTCGCCGTCCGAATTCTCGGCTTCGGACCCTTCTGCGACCGTGTAGGCGGTCACCGCCAACTCGGGTGGGACGTCCTCGTGTTCGACCGCGAGCGAGTGGTAGCGGCCGACCTCGATTCGGTCGGGGAGCCCCGAAAAGACCCCTGCGCCGTCGTGTTCGACGAGCGAGGGCTTCCCGTGGACGACGTGGGGCGCGTGGCCGACGCGACTCCCGAGGGCGGCACACAGCGACTGGTGGCCGAGACAGACGCCGAGCGTCGGGTAGTCGAGGTCGCGGAAGACCGACACCGAGACGCCGGCCTCCGCGGGGGTGCCGGGTCCGGGCGAGACGACGATGCCGTCCGGGTCGATGTCGCGCACGTCGTCGGTCGAGAGCGCGTCGTTGCGATAGACGAGCACGTCGTCTGAGCCGTCCGAACTGCTCCCATCCGCGCTCTCGTCACCACCCCGCGCCTCGGAGACCGCCTCGCCGACGTACTGCACGAGGTTGTAGGCGAACGAGTCGTAGTTGTCGACGACGAGGATGCGCGTCATCGCTCCGTCCCCACGGTCATGTTCGCGCGCTCGCCCAGCGCCTCGTCGATGGCGGTGATGAGCGCCCGCGCCTTCGCCAGCGTCTCGTCGTACTCGCGTTGGGGGTCCGAATCGTGGACGATGCCCGCACCCACGCGGAGGTGGTACTCGTCTCCGAAGCGGACGAGCGTCCGGATGACGATGTTCAGTACCGCGCGGTCGTCGAAGCCGACGGCGAACATGCTCCCGGTGTAGGGGCCGCGACGGGTGGCTTCGAGTTCGTCGATAATCTCCATCGTCCGGGGCTTCGGCGCGCCCGTGATGGTCCCGCCGGGGAACACCGCGGCGACGGCGTCGGCGAGGCTGGTTCCCTCGCGCCGGGTCCCCTCGACTAGGGAGACGAGATGCATCACCTCCGAGTAGCGGTCCACCCGGCGGTACTCCGTCACCTCGACCGACCCGTACTCCGAGACCTTTCCGAGGTCGTTGCGTTCGAGGTCGACGAGCATCGCGTGTTCGGCGCGCTCTTTCTCATCGGTCGTCAGGTCGGCCTCCAGCGCCTCGTCTTCCTCGGTCGTCGCCCCCCGCGGGCGGGTGCCGGCGATGGGTTCGGTGACGAGGCGGTCGCCCTCGACGCGCAAGAGGAGCTCGGGACTGGCGCTCACGAGGTCGACGCCGGGGAGTTCGAGCAGCCCCGAGTACGGCGCGGGGTTGACCTCTCGGAGCGCCGCGTAGGCGTCCACCGGGTGGACCGCGGCGGGCGCGACGAGTCGCTGGGAGAGGTTCGCCTGAAACGTGTCGCCGTCGCGGACGTACCGCTTCGCGGCGCGAACGCGGTCGGCGAACGCCTCGCGACCGCAGGCGCTCTCGAACGTCGCCTCGTCGGATTCGACGGGCGCGGAGACGGGTTCCGGTTCACCTTCGACCGCTTCGGTGGCGAAGTCGGTCGCCCGCGTTCGCGCCTCGTCGTAGACGGCGTCGAGGTCCTCGTCGGCCTCGACGACCGGACAGCAGGTGACGCGAAGCGTCGTCTCGCCGTCGTCGGGCCGGGGTTCCGCCCACGACGCCACGAGGTCGTACAGGCCGAGTTGCAGGTGCGGGAGTCCCCGGTCGTCGGTCGTCTGCTCGGGGAGCGATTCGAGTTCGCGGGCCGCGTCGTACGAGAGCCAGCCGAACAGGCCGCAGGGATACGGCGCGTCGCAGTCGCCGCGGACGAGCGTCTCCGAATCGACGAACGATTCGAGCGCGGCGAGGCTCGGTGCGGTGTCGACGCCGGGGTCTCCCCAGTCGTCGTCGGTCGGGGCGTCAGCGGTCAGGCGCTCCGCGGGGTCGACGCCGAAGGCTCCCCAGCCGGGTTGCCCGCCGGTCGTCTCGTAGAAGAAGCCGCCGGCATCCCGGCGGGCGCGTCGATAGGCGTCGAAGGGGTCCGAGACGGCGACGCGGACCTCGACGGGGACGCGCGCGCCGGGTGACGCGACCGCGGCGGTCGCGCGAAAGTCGTCGCGGTCGGTGACGACGGTCGGTGCGGTCATTACCCACACCAGTCCGTCCGCCGGGTAAACGGTTTCGCGACGTATCGACGAGCTGTCGAAAGCGGTCGTCAGTCGGGAGAACAGCCGCGTCGGTCGCTTCCGGGCGCGCGTCGGTTACGCGTCGCCGGCGCGGTCTATCCAGCGCTGGACGCGCTTCGGCGACACGTCGATTTCGTCGCCGACCTCGTCGGCGTCGGCCGCCGCGAGGTCCGCGATGGTCTCGATGCCGATTCCCGAGAGGCGTTCGGCGTACGCCGGGCCGATGCCGCGAATCCTGTCGACGGTGGGCGCGTCGGCGTTGTCGGCCGTCTCGTCGTCGGACTCTTCGTCTTCGACCTCCGCGCCGTCGGATTCCTCGTCCTCGTCTTCGAGTTCCGGTTCGCCCTCGACCTCAGGTTCGCCGTCGACTTCGACTTCGACTTCGACCTCGGACTCGGACTCAGGCTCCGGTTCGACTGCTTCGTCCTCCGGTTCGGCTTCCTCGATGGCGTCGGCCGCCACCTCGGCGTCGTCGCGGGTGTCCTCGTCGTCCGCGTGGGACTCCGCGTCGGCCTCTTCGCCCGCCGTCTCGTCCGCCGATTCTGTCTCTTCGACCGGTTCCTTCACCGCGGCCTCGGTCTCGACGTTCGCTTCCTCGCGTTCGGTTCTGGTGTCGCGTTCGACCGTAACGGTCGCCGTGTCGTCACGTCCCTCCTTCGAGGAAGACGACGAGTCGCCACCAACGAGGGATTTCCAGAGCGACGAAATAGTGTCAAGCAAGCCCATGTTACCTTCTCCTATGCAATCCGTTATTTAAAAACCAGCGGCCTCAGTCGCTCTCGAGGTGGCTCCGGAGCGCGGCGTTCATCGCGTCGACCGGCGCGTCGCGCCCGGTCCACCGCTCGAAGGCCTCGACGCCCTGCAGGAGGAGCATCCACGCGCCGTCGATGGTGACCGCGCCGGCCGCGGCCGCCTCGCGGAGGAGTCGCGTTTCAAGCGGCGTGTAGACCGCGTCGAGCACGGCGAGGTCGCCGTGGAGGTACTCCGCGGAGACGGGCGTCTCGTCGGGCGACTCCATCCCGACGCTGGTCGCGTTGACGAGGGCGTCCGCCTCCCGAATCCGGTCGAGCGTGTCCAGTCCGCCGCCGGTCGCACCGGGGACGGCCGCGGCGAGTTCGACCGCGGTTTCGGCGGTCCGGTTGGCGACGTGGACCGACGCGCCGGCGTCGGCGAGGGCGAACGCGGCGGCCCGCCCCGCGCCGCCGGCACCGACGACTACGGCCGAGTTCCCGGCGAGGCCCACGCCGTGACGCTCGAAGAGACCGCGTGACGCCCGCCGCGTCGGTGTTGTACCCCTTCGGCGTCTCCCCGCCGAAATCGACCTGTGTTGACCGCGCCGATTCGCTCGGCAAGCGGGTCGGGGTCGACCAGTTCGAGCACGTCCTGTTTGAACGGGATGGTGACGTTCAGCCCCGAGACGCCGAGGGCGTCCGCGCCCTCGACGGCCGCCGCGATATCGTCGCGGGCGGGTTCGAACGTGACGTACCGAGCGTCGAGGCCGGTTTCCTCGTAGGCCGCCTCGTGCATCGGCGGCGACAGCGAGTGGCCGACTGGGTTGCCGACGAGACCGTAGACTTGCATGGGCGGGAGGTGTCTTGCCGAAGATATAACTCGCCCGCCCGCGTCGGATTCCGCCGGGACCCGACGGCCCCCACAGCGCGGATTTCCACCCGTTCGCTCTCCCGTGATAGATTGTCGCGGATCCATGGTATACCGGCGCGCTTTTAGTCTCCCGTTGGTCTATTCCTGCGTATGTCGGCACTCGCAACCCTGATTTCCTTCGATACCGCGCTCCTCGTGGCGGGTATCGTCGCGCTCTACCTCGGGGCCGAGGCGCTCGTCGAGGGCGCGTCTCGACTCGCCATCGGCCTCGGTCTCCGGGCGGCCATCGTCGGTGTGACCATCGTCGCGTTCGCGACGACCACCCCCGAACTCTTCGTCGCAGTCCTGAGCGGCCTGGGCTACAGCTCCGACCTCGGACTCGGCGCTATCGTCGGCTCGAACATCGCCAACATTGGTCTCGTCCTCGGAATCTCGGCGCTCATCGAGCCGATGGGCGTCTCGACCGCGACGCTCCGCCGGCACGTCCCGTTCATGATTGCCGCGGCGGTCGTGCTCGTCGCGCTTGGGATGGACGGGAACCTCAGCGCCGTCGACGGCGGCGTCCTCCTGCTCATCCTCGTCGCGTTCACGGGCTACCTGCTCTACCGGGCTCGGTCGGCGACGGCAGACGCCATCGGCGCGGACGAAATCGACATCGAGGACGAAGACGAGGTCTCCGCGCAGTTCAAGGACGTGGTCTATCTCGCTCTCGGCCTGCTTCTCCTGTTCGTCGGCTCGAACTGGCTCATTCAGGGCGGACAGGGACTGCTCGAGTCCTTCGGGTTCGGTCCGCGGTTCATCGGGCTGACCGTCCTCGCGTTCGGCACGTCGCTGCCGGAACTCGCGGCGTCCGTCATCAGCGCGGTTCGCGGCGAGTCGGAGCTCAGCATCGGCAACGTCGTCGGTTCCAACATCTACAACGTCGTCGCCGTCCTCGGCATCCTCGCCATCATGGTTCCCGTGAACGTCCCCCCGAGCACCATCTCGCTGGACTTCCCGGCGCTCCTCGTGTTCACCTTCGGGGTCATCGCGCTGATGCTCCGCAACCGCGACGTGTCCCGCCTCGACGGCGGCATCCTCGTCGTCGGCTACCTCGTGTTCTTCTGGCTCATCCTTCCCTGACGTCCCAAACGGGCGATTTCGACCGTCTCTCGCGCCCGTCTCGGGCCGATTTTGA contains these protein-coding regions:
- a CDS encoding glycosyltransferase gives rise to the protein MSQSVGVVVPAYRPDPERLVPYVHALVESLDPDAVRVELDAPRPETLDALDALPAVARVNDVDARRGKGAAITAGFESLRTDILAFADADGSTPAASMADVVAAVRDGADLAVGSRRHPNATVASHQTVARRYLGDGFAWLARHLTEVPLYDYQCGAKAVTAAAWNDVRTHLYEPGFAWDIELIAVSGAFGHRVAEVPVVWEDQPNSTVSPVDTTVKMARGLLRSRHRARTIREDRLHELIDARSDERTLVEQFSTEVADD
- a CDS encoding GtrA family protein; its protein translation is MTDRLSALVSGTRFGKFASVGAVGAVFDLSLSSLLIVFFGVANELAKLAGAELAIVVMFVINDRWTFAGAGSDLLTAKIRRFVKSNLVRSGGLLVQVLVVRALGEVSLSIPVAGIDLWELIPLPLAIGASMLLNYVAESLFTWRIATRSSQRDSR
- a CDS encoding anthranilate synthase component II, which gives rise to MTRILVVDNYDSFAYNLVQYVGEAVSEARGGDESADGSSSDGSDDVLVYRNDALSTDDVRDIDPDGIVVSPGPGTPAEAGVSVSVFRDLDYPTLGVCLGHQSLCAALGSRVGHAPHVVHGKPSLVEHDGAGVFSGLPDRIEVGRYHSLAVEHEDVPPELAVTAYTVAEGSEAENSDGDTGTEGDEPAVVMGVRHREKPHVGVQFHPESILTDSGKDIVRNFVALAVGDGPAAAAWEGER
- a CDS encoding DUF2298 domain-containing protein, which translates into the protein MEYALVVRWLLLFAALWAVGLPLSARLFCRLPGRGAGLALPVSLVALTLPAYYVGHLSFGPVALVAGVGTLLVASAVAGLDFGALRRGDRRLAPGLDIDRRAVADAAAVFLVAFLFAVALRALDPAVHAGGGEKFLDFGLLQSLARASVLPPEDMWFAGEPVRYYYGGHLASILLARLTATDPSFAYNLALAGFFGVLVTAAFELGRGVATAAGANGRLGGLLSAFFVGFASNLVTAGRFLLAALPEGLRRPVARAVAERSQYTVEQVLAGASNFSYWSASRVIPGTINEFPLFAWLNGDLHAHMMGTPFLLLAAGLAFAYFRTPEEAVGERRRLVAATTLVGAFQVVVDTWSFPSVFGVLFLGIVFAPARPWTLFSGRERVRSAVGGSAVAGELARLGGTVAAVGLAGVAATVLASPFLLGAVAGGGSARTVELLSPDQRSGFGALALVHGAFLAAFAGYYVRRLGAQDGLGGREWAVLVGSFAALTVVAAAQSFAALALVAPLVAVGWVLLRFADDPRFETVLVVAGAGLVMLVELVYVNEQAGPGRMNTVFKTYMQVWVLWGSVMGAVLAGFVGDAVAASDVSLPRVDLGVRGGAVSAVGVGFVALLVASTSVYGGLAVVEHTGSAREEATLDATAFADWRHENESTAIAWLDETVEGNPTMLTAPGTKWSEAVTDKREDVMYDWRGNPESSLTGVPTVAGWAHEVGYRGPDAYYDRVRDVDAMYVGNESTRARLVERYDVQYVWVGPGERARYGEIETDVAWLTPVHRSGSVAVYEVEEARLP
- a CDS encoding helix-hairpin-helix domain-containing protein, with protein sequence MGLLDTISSLWKSLVGGDSSSSSKEGRDDTATVTVERDTRTEREEANVETEAAVKEPVEETESADETAGEEADAESHADDEDTRDDAEVAADAIEEAEPEDEAVEPEPESESEVEVEVEVDGEPEVEGEPELEDEDEESDGAEVEDEESDDETADNADAPTVDRIRGIGPAYAERLSGIGIETIADLAAADADEVGDEIDVSPKRVQRWIDRAGDA
- a CDS encoding HAH_0734 family protein, which produces MKKLIIHGDPGVRRDGVIEYDGEEYVLFSVDRQGDWHGPDRVQLWCTAGTEDERETFEKREFVPHWLETEGVDAEAVEVVRERGAA
- a CDS encoding 50S ribosomal protein L44e, producing the protein MQMPRRFNTYCPNCKGHHEHEVEKVRTGRPTGMKWNARQTRRGKATIGNAGKFSKVPGGDKPTKKTHLKYICSDCGKAHMREGWRAGRLEFQE
- a CDS encoding Rieske (2Fe-2S) protein is translated as MSDLERICAVGDVPDDTTFLFRVRAADDADAEELEAILVRTDDGIQGWLNYCMHLTHIKLDKGSGAPMRNDEVICQNHGAYFEADTGYCNYGPCEGAVLDDLDITVDGDHVFLSDDEFDYVGQGEIETDPADRSSSSNVEF
- a CDS encoding aminotransferase class IV; the encoded protein is MSDDGVGDGDGDADADTGGRSLRYHVDGDLVPAESASVPVTDRGFLYGDAAFETLRAYGGEVFHWDAHADRLAETCDALGMDHGLSDDDLRARIDETLAANDLDEAYVRLSVTRGSQGGRLTPAEAVDPRVVVIVEPLSRGGRGSDPVWDGPATVQTVKTRRIPDRSLPARAKTHNYLNGILARVELRVTGADEALMLDADGYVTEGATSNLFFVDDNALCTPSLDGPVLPGITRRVVLDLARQEGIPIRERRFTPDDVRDANEAFLTNSTWELRPVETVDGIEVGDGPVTKLLSRLYDDYVERRHYGGDGGSDDADNGGDADSVGGDEN
- the pabB gene encoding aminodeoxychorismate synthase, component I translates to MTAPTVVTDRDDFRATAAVASPGARVPVEVRVAVSDPFDAYRRARRDAGGFFYETTGGQPGWGAFGVDPAERLTADAPTDDDWGDPGVDTAPSLAALESFVDSETLVRGDCDAPYPCGLFGWLSYDAARELESLPEQTTDDRGLPHLQLGLYDLVASWAEPRPDDGETTLRVTCCPVVEADEDLDAVYDEARTRATDFATEAVEGEPEPVSAPVESDEATFESACGREAFADRVRAAKRYVRDGDTFQANLSQRLVAPAAVHPVDAYAALREVNPAPYSGLLELPGVDLVSASPELLLRVEGDRLVTEPIAGTRPRGATTEEDEALEADLTTDEKERAEHAMLVDLERNDLGKVSEYGSVEVTEYRRVDRYSEVMHLVSLVEGTRREGTSLADAVAAVFPGGTITGAPKPRTMEIIDELEATRRGPYTGSMFAVGFDDRAVLNIVIRTLVRFGDEYHLRVGAGIVHDSDPQREYDETLAKARALITAIDEALGERANMTVGTER
- a CDS encoding calcium/sodium antiporter, whose translation is MSALATLISFDTALLVAGIVALYLGAEALVEGASRLAIGLGLRAAIVGVTIVAFATTTPELFVAVLSGLGYSSDLGLGAIVGSNIANIGLVLGISALIEPMGVSTATLRRHVPFMIAAAVVLVALGMDGNLSAVDGGVLLLILVAFTGYLLYRARSATADAIGADEIDIEDEDEVSAQFKDVVYLALGLLLLFVGSNWLIQGGQGLLESFGFGPRFIGLTVLAFGTSLPELAASVISAVRGESELSIGNVVGSNIYNVVAVLGILAIMVPVNVPPSTISLDFPALLVFTFGVIALMLRNRDVSRLDGGILVVGYLVFFWLILP
- a CDS encoding 30S ribosomal protein S27e, with product MAGNFYKVACSDCENEQVVFGKASSVVNCAVCGTTLATPTGGNAEFHGEVVETVERRDSDELEA